The stretch of DNA GAATGAGGGCTCGCACATGCTCGACCTGTGCTGCGCCATCGTGGGCGAGGACGAGAAAGGCTACATGGGCGCGGTGCTCGACAAGATCGCCACCCGTGTGCCCGCGCCCATCCTGGTGGATTCGACCGAGGCTGACGTCATCGAGGAGGCGCTCAAGCGCATCCCGGGCAAGGCCATCATCAACTCCATCAACCTAGAGGACGGCGAGAAGCGGACCTCGAAGGTGCTGCCCATGGCGAAGCGCTACGGGGCGGCGGTCATCTGCCTGACCATCGACGAGGACGGCATGGCGCTGACCGCCGACAAGAAGGTGGCTATCGCCAAACGCATTCACCAGCTGGCGACCCAGAAGTACGAGATGCGGGGGCAGGACCTGATCTTCGACGCGCTCACGCTGCCCATCTCCACCGGGCAAGAGGAGTACCGCACCGCCGGCATCGAGACGCTGAAGGCGGTGGAGCGCATCAAGAGAGAGTTGCCGGAGTGCCACACCATCCTGGGCGTCTCGAATATCAGCTTCGGGCTGAACGTGTACGCGCGGCGGGTGCTGAACTCGGTCTTCATGCACGAGGCGGTGAACCACGGCCTCGATATGGCCATCGTGAACTACGCCAAGATCTACCCGCTGTACAAGATCCCCGACGCCGAGGTGGAGCTGGCGCGCAAGCTGATCTACCGCGATACCAGCGCCGGCGACCCGCTGCAGGTGTACATGCAGTTTTTCTCCGGCATCGAGAAGAAGCCGGAAGCGGAGGTCCACGCCGAGAAGCTCTCGGTGGAGGACCAGCTGAAGTGGCTGATCATCCACGGGGAGAAGGCGATGGGCGAAGGCGCCGGCCGGCGTGAACTGCCGGTAGTCCTGGAAGACGCGCTCAAGAGTTATACGCCCCTCGATCTGATCAACAACGTCCTTTTGGACGGGATGCGGACGGTGGGCGAGCTGTTCGGGGCGCGCAAGATGCAGCTGCCGTCGGTACTCGACTCCGCCGGGGTGATGAAGACCGCAGTCGCCTACCTGGAGCCGAAGATGGAGAAGGTCGAGGGCTCGCAGAAGGGCACCCTGGTGCTGGCCACGGTGAAGGGCGACGTCCACGACATCGGCAAGAACCTGGTGGACATCATCCTGTCGAACAACGGCTACAAGGTGGTGAACCTGGGCATCAAGCAGCCGGCCGACAACATCATCAAGGCGGCGGTGGAGTCGAAGGCCGACGCTATCGGGCTGAGCGGGCTGCTGGTGAAGTCCACGGTGGAGATGAAATACGTCATCCAGGACCTGGAGCGCCAGAAGCTGGAGTTCCCGGTGATCTGCGGTGGGGCGGCGCTGACCCGCAAGTACGTCGAGGACGACCTGCGGCGCGAGTACTCCAACGCCGTCTTCTATGCCGAGGACGCCTTCGGCGGACTGAGCGTGATGAGCGACCTGTGCTCCGACGACGGCGTTCGTGAGAAGCGCCTGGCTGAGGGCAAGAAAGCCAAGGAATACAAGACGGCTGCGGCAGTCGCCGTCGCCGAGGTCGAGACGGCGCCGGTGCGGTCGAGCGCGGTGCGGGCCGACGTTTTGATCCCCAAGCCGGCGTTCTGGGGCACGCGGGTGAAGAAGGATTACGACCTGCGCGAGGTCTTCCGCTACATCAACGAGACCGCGCTGTTCAAGAACCAGTGGCAGCTGAAGACGGCGTCGCAGGCGGATTACGTGCGGCTGGTCGAGGAGAAATACCGCCCGGTGCTGGAGAAGTTGAAGCAAGAAGTGATCGAGGCCGGGTGGTTTGAGCCGCAGGCGGTGTGGGGCTGGTTCCCGTGCCAGGCGGAGGGGAACCACGTCGTCATCTATGACCCTGAATCCGTTGTAGCCCGCTCGCCCTCGAGCGGGCAGGCCCGGCCGGGGGCGGCCGGGCTACAAGGAGCAAGAGAGATTCAGCGCTTCACGTTCCCGCGACAGCGGGAGGGGCGGCGTCTGTCGATCGCGGATTTCTTTGCCCCCAAATCGAGCGGGCAGGTGGACGTGATCGGGCTGTCGTGCGTGACCATCGGGCCGCGGGCGACCCAGGAGTCGCACAAGCTGT from Terriglobales bacterium encodes:
- the metH gene encoding methionine synthase — translated: MGEFLKTVQERVVIYDGAMGTNIQLRQPSLDDFRGKEGCNEILVLSRPDIIQDIHASFFKVGCDVVETNSFGGTRIVLGEYELQDQVREINVAAAKLAREVANSFDGEKRFVAGSIGPGTKSPSLGQIRYDAMAAAYQEQAQALIEGGVDVLLIETCFDLLQCKAAIAGVFDAMKAAGKRLPVTVQVTLETTGTMLLGTDILAAETALEPFDIDIMGLNCATGPKEMNDAVRHLCASAPKHISVLPNAGLPQNVGGQAVYTLTPQELADYHKHFIQDFGVRIVGGCCGTRPEHLKAVVEACRTLEPARRDVKITAAASSAYTSVPLDLDPKPLVVAEEMNATTRVEHFRNLLRGSKYDDILGLAKRLVNEGSHMLDLCCAIVGEDEKGYMGAVLDKIATRVPAPILVDSTEADVIEEALKRIPGKAIINSINLEDGEKRTSKVLPMAKRYGAAVICLTIDEDGMALTADKKVAIAKRIHQLATQKYEMRGQDLIFDALTLPISTGQEEYRTAGIETLKAVERIKRELPECHTILGVSNISFGLNVYARRVLNSVFMHEAVNHGLDMAIVNYAKIYPLYKIPDAEVELARKLIYRDTSAGDPLQVYMQFFSGIEKKPEAEVHAEKLSVEDQLKWLIIHGEKAMGEGAGRRELPVVLEDALKSYTPLDLINNVLLDGMRTVGELFGARKMQLPSVLDSAGVMKTAVAYLEPKMEKVEGSQKGTLVLATVKGDVHDIGKNLVDIILSNNGYKVVNLGIKQPADNIIKAAVESKADAIGLSGLLVKSTVEMKYVIQDLERQKLEFPVICGGAALTRKYVEDDLRREYSNAVFYAEDAFGGLSVMSDLCSDDGVREKRLAEGKKAKEYKTAAAVAVAEVETAPVRSSAVRADVLIPKPAFWGTRVKKDYDLREVFRYINETALFKNQWQLKTASQADYVRLVEEKYRPVLEKLKQEVIEAGWFEPQAVWGWFPCQAEGNHVVIYDPESVVARSPSSGQARPGAAGLQGAREIQRFTFPRQREGRRLSIADFFAPKSSGQVDVIGLSCVTIGPRATQESHKLFEAGEYTKYLYLHGLSVETAEALAELHHKKMREELGIAGEDAAEIRDLFHQKYRGSRYSFGYPACPNLEDQSKLFALIHPDEAIGVHLTSAYLLDPEQSTSAIVVHHPDAKYFVV